Proteins encoded within one genomic window of Thioploca ingrica:
- a CDS encoding filamentous hemagglutinin family domain-containing protein: protein MLKKLYFIGWLMILSSQPQAEIVTDGTLGQRINLPAPHYQITQDLGKTIGTNLFHSFEQFNLYPDETATFSGSAEIKNVISRVTGGNTSIIDGTLRNTIPDANTYLINPYGIVFGPHARLDVQGGFHASTADYLRLQNGGKFNARQPADTLLTIAPVEAFGFFTDLPSPLLVNGSQLALLPQQNFSLIGGNLTLTHANIQAPLGQITLASVTQLGEIIPTADQLVRSALSGDITITDQSRLEVSGEGGGNIVIRGGQLLIKNSQIDAKTLGNQTGHFIDIQADQITILDGAEISTETSGSGNSADINLQAKQAVIVTGKNSEGANSKILASSRSEAANGGKAGNISIQAGEILLADDAYLSVTTFGGGQGGHIVLKATGAVTLLADGNKPLTEIEAGTLSQQAGAGKGGSVLIEAKNILLKDGAIIDIVARGKGDGGQMVLRAKEKISLVGTGGSSANSSKLKAYAEDNSNGGNAGNVLLEAKEIWLADGAYINASTFGIGQAGSITLRAPGGIISLTGSKDEGWATWVGSGSHARVEGIKTGKGGNVLVEAGELQLIGGASIGSISAADKERQSSEAGNITIRVTGIVKLSGVNAHGETEDGFGSGIYVHTRGVEDSAGDGGMLDLEAGSLIIENGAVISSSTSGNAKGGDITIKVRDAILINGDSSAIKLNSPGEVQLTYRKDFNKTEPDYSISGIYAKSSGSTDRSGEAGQIFISTPILKLSNGGMVNTSTQNAGGGNITMKIPHLTYLQAGEITTSVHGGKGNGGNVTIETPRFTVLDNSSIVAQADKGYGGNIRIVAEHFLKSYESLISASSRLGIDGEVIIPFSDKTINGNLLTLSSNFEDNSHQLIPCQGSLDAKRSRFKVNLIEGVPDSPEDFQSSHSFY, encoded by the coding sequence ATGCTAAAAAAGCTTTATTTTATCGGTTGGTTAATGATATTAAGCAGCCAACCTCAAGCAGAAATCGTCACTGATGGCACATTAGGACAGCGTATTAATTTACCAGCACCTCACTATCAAATCACTCAAGATTTAGGTAAAACGATAGGTACCAATTTGTTTCATAGTTTTGAACAATTCAATCTTTATCCAGACGAAACCGCCACTTTTTCCGGTTCAGCCGAGATAAAAAATGTTATCAGTCGTGTCACCGGCGGTAATACGTCCATTATTGATGGCACGTTACGCAATACGATTCCTGATGCCAATACTTATTTGATTAATCCTTACGGTATCGTGTTTGGCCCTCATGCTAGATTAGACGTGCAAGGCGGTTTTCATGCCAGTACTGCCGATTACCTGCGGTTGCAGAACGGCGGAAAATTTAATGCACGTCAACCGGCTGACACGCTTTTAACCATAGCGCCGGTGGAAGCCTTTGGCTTTTTTACCGATTTACCTTCACCCTTGTTAGTGAACGGCAGTCAATTAGCGCTTCTCCCGCAACAAAATTTCTCCCTCATTGGTGGGAATCTTACTCTCACTCATGCTAACATCCAAGCGCCGCTAGGACAAATCACCTTGGCCAGCGTAACCCAACTCGGTGAGATTATTCCAACGGCTGATCAGTTGGTGAGGTCAGCTTTATCCGGTGACATTACGATTACCGACCAATCACGGTTGGAAGTCAGTGGTGAAGGGGGTGGAAATATTGTTATCCGGGGAGGACAATTGCTGATTAAGAATAGCCAAATTGATGCAAAAACGTTGGGAAATCAAACCGGACATTTCATTGATATTCAAGCTGATCAGATTACCATTTTAGACGGTGCCGAGATCAGCACTGAGACGAGTGGTAGTGGTAACAGTGCCGATATTAATCTGCAAGCGAAACAAGCCGTTATCGTAACTGGCAAAAATAGTGAAGGTGCTAACAGCAAAATTTTAGCCAGTTCTCGTAGCGAAGCCGCTAATGGAGGAAAAGCCGGCAATATTTCCATCCAAGCGGGAGAGATTTTGTTGGCTGATGATGCTTACCTCTCTGTAACTACTTTTGGAGGTGGACAAGGAGGACACATTGTTTTAAAAGCGACCGGAGCAGTTACGTTGTTAGCTGATGGAAACAAACCGTTGACGGAAATAGAGGCCGGTACGTTAAGTCAACAAGCTGGTGCTGGTAAAGGAGGGAGTGTGTTGATTGAGGCTAAAAATATCCTCTTAAAAGACGGTGCCATCATTGATATTGTTGCTCGTGGTAAAGGTGACGGTGGGCAGATGGTTCTACGTGCTAAGGAAAAAATCAGCTTAGTCGGTACGGGTGGTTCTTCCGCTAATTCTTCTAAGTTAAAGGCTTATGCAGAGGATAACAGTAATGGTGGTAATGCCGGTAATGTTTTATTGGAAGCAAAAGAAATTTGGCTGGCTGATGGTGCTTATATTAATGCGAGTACTTTTGGTATCGGTCAAGCGGGTTCGATTACCTTGCGAGCGCCTGGGGGGATTATCTCACTAACCGGCTCAAAAGATGAAGGATGGGCTACTTGGGTTGGTTCTGGTTCTCATGCCCGGGTTGAAGGAATTAAGACTGGCAAGGGTGGAAATGTGTTAGTGGAAGCCGGAGAATTGCAGCTCATTGGGGGAGCTAGCATTGGTAGCATTTCTGCAGCGGATAAAGAAAGACAAAGTAGTGAGGCTGGTAATATCACTATTCGCGTCACTGGGATAGTAAAATTATCCGGTGTCAATGCACATGGTGAAACGGAAGACGGTTTTGGTAGTGGTATTTATGTCCACACCCGCGGAGTAGAAGACAGTGCCGGCGACGGAGGAATGCTGGATTTAGAAGCGGGTAGTCTCATTATTGAGAACGGAGCCGTTATCTCCAGTAGCACTTCTGGAAATGCCAAAGGGGGAGATATTACCATTAAAGTCCGTGATGCTATTTTAATTAATGGTGACTCTTCAGCTATCAAACTCAATTCGCCTGGTGAAGTACAATTAACCTATAGAAAAGATTTCAACAAGACTGAACCGGACTACTCTATCAGTGGGATTTATGCTAAATCTTCTGGTTCTACTGATAGATCGGGTGAAGCTGGGCAAATTTTCATCTCCACGCCGATTCTTAAACTCAGTAATGGTGGAATGGTGAACACTTCTACTCAAAATGCGGGCGGGGGTAACATCACCATGAAGATTCCGCATTTAACTTACCTGCAAGCCGGTGAAATCACGACCAGTGTACACGGTGGTAAAGGGAATGGGGGTAATGTGACTATCGAAACTCCGCGCTTTACCGTGTTAGACAACTCCAGTATTGTTGCCCAAGCGGATAAAGGTTATGGTGGCAATATTCGTATCGTCGCCGAACATTTTTTAAAGTCATATGAAAGCTTAATCAGTGCTTCCTCCAGACTCGGAATTGATGGTGAAGTGATAATTCCTTTCTCGGATAAAACCATTAATGGCAACTTGCTCACTTTATCCTCAAATTTCGAGGACAATAGTCATCAATTGATTCCATGCCAAGGCAGTTTAGATGCCAAGCGCAGTCGCTTTAAAGTAAACCTCATAGAAGGTGTACCTGACTCGCCAGAAGATTTCCAAAGCAGTCACTCTTTCTATTAG
- a CDS encoding 2Fe-2S ferredoxin: MTQLTFLPHEEICPHGAVIEVEPGTSILEAALNHGIEIEHICEKSCACTTCHVVVRQGFDSLAPATEQEEDLLDKAWGLESQSRLSCQAQVADEDLTIAIPKYTINLVRESH, from the coding sequence ATGACACAGTTAACTTTTTTACCTCATGAGGAAATATGTCCCCATGGTGCGGTGATTGAAGTCGAACCCGGAACGAGTATTTTAGAAGCCGCTTTAAATCATGGCATTGAAATTGAGCATATTTGTGAAAAATCATGTGCTTGTACAACTTGTCATGTCGTTGTTCGCCAAGGATTTGACTCTTTAGCCCCAGCCACTGAGCAAGAAGAAGATTTACTCGATAAAGCCTGGGGTTTAGAATCCCAATCTCGACTCAGTTGTCAAGCCCAAGTGGCTGATGAAGATTTAACCATAGCCATTCCGAAATATACTATCAACTTAGTGAGAGAGTCGCATTAA